The sequence CCGACTTCGATCGCGCGCAAAACGGCCTGGTGCCCATTCGCGTCGAAGCCTGGGAGCAGTTCGTGTTCGTCAATCTGGACGCGCAAGCCGCCGGCCTCACCGACTCTCTCGGTGGCCTCGCGGCCCGAGTGGCTCCGCTCAACCTGGGCTCGCTACATTTCGTCGAGCGTCGCGTGTTCCCGCTGCAGTGCAACTGGAAAGTCTTCGTGGATAACTACCTCGACGGCGGCTACCACGTTCCCCATCTGCACAAGGGGCTGAACAGCGTTTTGGATTACGCCGGCTACACCATCGAATGCGATGACCGCTATTGCCTGCAGTCCTCGCCCATCAGCGCCGAGGGAGGCGAGGCCGCCACGGCTGCCGTCCGCCAGGGCGAAGCGCTCTACTTCTGGCTCTATCCCAACCTGATGCTGAACTGGTACGAAGGCTATCTCGATACCAACCTCGTCCTGCCGCTGGGTATTGACCGCTGCCAGGTGATCTTCGACTTCTACTTTGCCGATGTCAGCGAGAACGCAGCTGAGTACAACCGCAAGAGTATCGAGGTAAGCCAGCGCGTCCAGGACGAAGACCACGCCATCTGCGAATCCGTACAGCGCGGGCTGAACTCACGCGCCTACCGCGCGGGCCGCCTCTCCGTCCGCCGCGAAGCCGGCGAACAT comes from Terriglobales bacterium and encodes:
- a CDS encoding aromatic ring-hydroxylating dioxygenase subunit alpha gives rise to the protein MERPLEQVLAEYDDKAPLAQAWTIPGSWYTDSRVAELERRMVFGRTWQMVGRAEQVAQPGQFITAEVGGEPVVVVRGEDHVLRAFYNVCRHHAAAVMTEPAGSCTLMRCPYHAWTYGLDGSLKGAPDFAGVADFDRAQNGLVPIRVEAWEQFVFVNLDAQAAGLTDSLGGLAARVAPLNLGSLHFVERRVFPLQCNWKVFVDNYLDGGYHVPHLHKGLNSVLDYAGYTIECDDRYCLQSSPISAEGGEAATAAVRQGEALYFWLYPNLMLNWYEGYLDTNLVLPLGIDRCQVIFDFYFADVSENAAEYNRKSIEVSQRVQDEDHAICESVQRGLNSRAYRAGRLSVRREAGEHLFHRLLARDLRSGLERERAAAD